Proteins from a single region of Echeneis naucrates chromosome 2, fEcheNa1.1, whole genome shotgun sequence:
- the LOC115053087 gene encoding NACHT, LRR and PYD domains-containing protein 1b allele 2-like, which translates to MFQCSLTGLVFVIDQEAELLYSTVQWDESLLQSAGKMAAGPLFNIHCPEDAVCELHLPHCEAEDALPSEGLLSVVHVTDDGMSFLKPLEITHTHVIVKVSHLSAFGLVWLGEMLQRVFNNKKPICAQVLLFLRPPDRGIQIMDVFLLPSNLPLSEVSEQQKADHITLPSACKLIVDQRYSVLSPSEEFEIQPEFAEFYLNYGPNFPPTFMVFLTPNTETLTVMVKDEDGTEVWKCKVLLPSPKRGTGQSSLPADDNLQAEERLLLARTEFIQRVSDSVLNQLLDKLLERGVISDEEMQSARTKSTADKARDVIDSVRRKGSEASSFLIAALCQLDPCVSRELSLR; encoded by the exons ATGTTCCAGTGTTCTTTAACTGGACTGGTGTTTGTTATTGATCAGGAGGCGGAGCTCCTCTACAGCACTGTCCAGTGGGATGAAAGCCTCCTCCAATCAGCTggcaagatggctgctgggccGCTGTTCAATATCCACTGTCCTGAGGACGCTGTCTGTGAGCTCCACCTCCCACACTGTGAGGCAGAAGATG CTCTGCCCTCTGAAGGTCTGCTGTCTGTCGTCCACGTCACCGATGATGGAATGAGCTTCCTCAAACCTCTGgagatcacacacactcatgtgattgtcaaagtctctcatctctctgcctttggcCTCGTCTGGTTGGGAGAGATGCTACAGAGGGTATTCAACAACAAGAAACCTATTTGTGCCCAAGTTCTCCTGTTCCTCCGACCTCCGGACAGAGGCATTCAAATAATGGATGTGTTTCTCCTGCCAAGCAACCTCCCTTTGTCTGAG GTTTCTGAACAACAAAAGGCTGATCACATCACGCTCCCTTCTGCCTGCAAACTGATAGTTGACCAAAGATACAGTGTCCTCTCTCCTTCAGAGGAATTTGAAATACAGCCTGAG TTTGCTGAGTTTTACTTAAATTATGGGCCAAATTTCCCTCCTACATTTATGGTTTTCCTGactccaaacacagagacactgactgtGATGGTCAAAGATGAAGACGGAACAGAAGTGTGGAAATGCAAAGTCCTTCTGCCAA GTCCAAAAAGGGGAACTGGTCAAAGCAGCCTCCCAGCTGACGACAACCTCCAAGCAGAAGAGAGGCTGCTTCTCGCTCGGACAGAATTCATTCAGAGAGTGTCTGACTCTGTTCTCAACCAGCTTCTGGATAAACTGCTTGAGCGTGGTGTtatcagtgatgaagaaatgcAGTCAGCCAGAACAAAATCCACAGCAGATAAAGCCAGAGATGTGATTGACTcagtgagaagaaagggaagcgaagccagctcatttctgattgctgctctctgtcagctggatccatgtgtttccagagagctctcattaagatga